The DNA region TAAATTTCCGAAGCATTAGTGCTATTCTCCAATACGTCCTGAAAGCTACGCGAAAACCATGCGGCGCGCTTAAAAGTATAATAGATCGGTCGCAAATCACCGGCCTGACCTATCGCTGTACCATAATCGTATGAAGCAGCATCCTCATCATTATTGGTATAGCCAAAGTTTGAACCACCATGAGCCATGTAATAGTTATAACCATTACCGCCATGTGCAATGACCTTCCAGGTGCGTCTGTCGTAAAGTTCGGCATCACCAGGCTTTGCTCCGTATTGTGAATACCCAACCGCCCAAAACTCGGTAGAAAACCATGGGTTTGGCCGTTTATCATCATCAAGCTTCCCATCGCCCGCAGGGTCGCTGGCGTGATGTAATCCGCTGAAGAAATATGGTATCTGAATACCCATATCCACGGCTTTTGCCTGTAAACGTTTAAAATAACCATCAGGCATAGCGGTTCCCCAACCGTTGGGATGCTCATTTTCCAACTGAACCAGTATTACGGCCCCACCTTTATTGATCTGTCTTTGAAAAACCACCGGTAAAAGATGATCAAAAAAGCGATCGACATATTGTTCAAAGGATTTATTGTCCTCGCGCACACTAAGGCCTTTTTTAAATTTGAGCCATATCGGATAGCCACCGTTATCCCATTCAGCGCAATAATATGGGCCAACGCGTACAATAGCATACATACCTAACTCTTTTACTATATCCAGAAACTTGCCCAAATCATGATCGCCACTAAAATTGAATTTGCCTTCCTGTTCTTCATGAAAGTTCCAAATAGTATAGATCTCGATACAATTAAAACCTGCCTGTTTGATCCTCAGCAATCTATCATACCAAAGCTCGTGCGGGATACGGGCATACTCTAACCCTGCCGATGCAATGAAAGTTCGTTTACCCTCAACTATAAAACCTTTACTATCAAAATCGATATAAGGCTTAGCAATAGCTGAAGCCGGGAAAATATGATCATTGGAACCCTGGCTGTGGGCTGATGTAAAAGCGGTTAGCAGTAAGATAAATGTTAATATGGTATAACGTATTCTCATGATTCTTCAAAAATCCAGACTTACGAAGTTTTAAAAACTTCGTAAGTCTTCAACTTCATATTTTTTTATCGCGTTCCTAAAATCACCGCGTTATACTTCGCAAACAATTGCTTTGATTTTTCAATGGCATCACCTTTTGCTGCATCGGTATAAGCATTATCGTGTTTGTTTACCCATTGCCATTCCCAATCTTTTACCTGCTTATCAAAAGCTTCGGCATTAAAGTCGGTTTTGGTTGATAACGATTTATCCAGCAGACCAAAGTACATTGCCCAACGCGGCTTGTAATAGCCTTTTATTAAACCGGCCCATTGACGGTTTGAGTATTCGCGCAAACCACTTTCTTTATCGCCCCAAAGGGTAACCAGGTCACGGGCGTTAAACTCATACAGGTTTTTCTCTTTATCGGTTACACCATTAGCCCTTGCTTCGTTGATCCATTTGCCCAACAGGAAATCTTTACGGGTGCTTAGCAAAGCATCCATATCATCCATCAGTTCCAAAAACTGGCTGCTATATAATTTAAACTGCTGCTGATCCTTATTTTGATAAGCCTGTGCCATTTTCTGCTGCAACGGACTTGCATAGTTAGCCAGCACCTGCCGGGTAACATCAACCAGGTCATACTGAAAACCATCACTTTGTTTCAGGCTGTCGGCAGCATTTATAAGCAATGTCCAGGCTTTAACCAATTGCATAGGATCATAATCCAGTTTGGTTAGCACCCTGTCGATATATTTTTTTAATGTTGGTCTTGCAACAATAATTGATTCAGGGCCGCCTTCGGTTAAACCACCCGAATAAACCGAATTTAACAGGACATGCCATGCTTCACTGGCTTGCGCATTTACTTGTCCGTAACGACGCTGGGCATAGTTCATCACCCACTTATCGGCATCAATCGGGGTATCATGCCAAACGTTTTCCAGCATCAGGGCAAACAGCGCAGGGTTTTGTTCTATGCCTTCGGGTGTAACGCCAATACCACGCATATTTTTTGATTCGGGATCATGCAGGGCTATGGCCGGATCGGCAGCTACGTGGCGCATACGGCCAAACAAGCTGATATTACCGCCAAAGTTTTGCAGCATACTCCAGATCCATGGTTTACCATAGTAAGCTTCCGTACGGTTCCAAACCGGATGGGCATCGCTGTACAAATCAAGCACTATCATCTGCTCGTTTGGCACAGCATTAAGCAGGGCTTTGATCTGTTGCGGCTGCCAGAATTTGTTATTATAGTGAAACATCCAGCCCTGCATTACCCAGATAGCTTTAGGATCGGCAGCGGCCATGGAGTTGAACACTTTTTTACTCATGCCATCCAGGTAGGTTGAATCATTGGTTGGCGGCACGTTTTCGTTAAAAGTATCGGCAGAGTACAGGTGGTCGGTACCGAACTCTTTGGTTTGTGCCTCTATATATTTTTTACCGATGGTTTCAAACATCGGATCGTCGGGGTCAAGTATAAAAACATCGGGAAACCCGGCATCCCAGTTGGTTCTTTTAACCTTAGCACCGGGGAATTTATCTTTAAATGATGGCGGAACGTGGCCGGTGAATGAAGATAATACGGGCGTCATCCCGAAAGAGCGCTCACGCTCCAAAATCTTTTTTTGTAATACCTTGTGCGAGTCTATCCAATGCTGCGGCAGCGGGCCTCCCCAGGCATCAATGTTACCCATCCAAAACCATGAAAAATAGGCGGGGCCGCTAAAAAACTCATCAAGTTGTTTATCGGTAAAGCCCATGTCTTTGTAAACGGTTTGCCAAACGGCTTCTTCACCAGTGATAGCCAGCGGCATGTTGATACCATTCAGGGCCATCCAGTCAATTTCCTTTTGCCAGCGCTCCCAATCCCACCAGGCCATGGTATAATTAAAAGTACAGTAGTTTAAATAGTAGCGATATTGGTACGGCGTAGTTTTATGAATAAGGCCTTTTACCGCCGGCAGGGTAGCGGGCAAATTAAGATTAGTGCCATTCCAGCCGATATCGCAAAAGCAATAATTTTTAAGATAGTAATTTAATGCCGATGCTATTGACAGGCCATTGATACCCCTGAGCACAATTTTACCGTTACGGCTTTCCAGTTCAAACACATCTTTACCGTTCTGTTGTGGGATAGATTCAACAGTAAACAAATTACTTTTACCGGGGACTACCCTTTCAATAAAATCATAGGAGGCTTTTTGATCAACCTGGGCGCCGGCTTTAAGGCCAAATGAAATAATAGCAGCAAAAACAAGTAAACACTTTCTCATCAATAGATAATTAAACGCTGGAAAATAAATACCGGCAACAGGGATGTCTCCTGTCGCCGGTATGATGATATTATTATTTAAAATTAGGGTTCTGTACCAACACACCCTTACTCTTATCAATCTCAACCTGTGGGATTGGAAAATAATAATTTTTAGGGCGAACAAAGGTCACCGTTTTGTTTTGATCAATCGGCGCTTTAGAAACGGCGAGGTTATAAATAGCGGCGATATCAACTATGTTCTTTTTATCCCAGCGCATCAAATCCTGGTGGCGTTGATCTTCGCCGGCCAGTTCAACACGGCGCTCATGAATCAGCTCTTTCATCCCTGCTCCCGAAACCGGTTTTAACAATGGAGAAGCCCTGTGCCTGATCTGATTGATCAGTGCATCACCGGCGCCCGCACCTTGTGTACGGATCAATGCCTCGGCAACTAACAGGTAAATATCAGCCGAACGCATTAAAGGCACAGCATAACTGTGGTCAACTCCGCCACCATCTGCCTCGGTATTAAATACTGCATACTTTTTAAAAGCATAACCGGTGGCCGAAAGATCGGCGGTAAAGGTTGTTAAACCCTTGCCATCGCCCAAGTCTACCTTATCGCCAACACTTAATAAAGTAGCCTGCTTACGTGGATCACCTGCTTCAAACTCATTGGCAAGTCCCTGTAATGGCTGGCTAAAACCGTAGCCGCCCCATGGACGCGGAATGTAGTAAACAGTAAAGTCGTTTTGAACAACATTTTGCACGGCCTGAATTGAGAAAAGCATTTCAGTACTATTCTCATTTGCTCGGGTAAAATTATCAGTATAATTTGGAGCAAGCGCATATGCCGGATTTGAGATCACTTTTTGACCGGTTGCAATAGCTTCGGGTAATTTTTCCCAGTACATGTAAAGCTTGGTTAGTAAACCCAACGCCGTTCCTTTGCTTACCCTGCCGCGATCAGCAGCGCCGTAGCTTTCCGGCAGCAAATCAACAGCTTTCAATAAATCAGCTTCAATTTGTTTACGTACTTCTTCGATAAGCGATTTAGGCACGTTAAAATTCAGCGATGTGTAATCAGCTTCTGTAATAATAGGCACGTCTCCCTGGATGATCATTAAACGCCAGTAGCCGAAAGCCCTTAAAAAATAAGCCTCACCCATACTGCGATTTTTCACATCGGCAGATATGGCTGTTATTTTAGGAATATT from Mucilaginibacter sp. SJ includes:
- a CDS encoding RagB/SusD family nutrient uptake outer membrane protein; protein product: MKSNKLIYTLVSLALMGSGCKKALDLKQQGVYSSTNYFRNETDAVNAITGIYSILPEEDYIGHAESTFDTPSDDYWRSGDHGEDEGIENLTYDASNAAIRYPWKWRYEEINRATNCIINIPKITAISADVKNRSMGEAYFLRAFGYWRLMIIQGDVPIITEADYTSLNFNVPKSLIEEVRKQIEADLLKAVDLLPESYGAADRGRVSKGTALGLLTKLYMYWEKLPEAIATGQKVISNPAYALAPNYTDNFTRANENSTEMLFSIQAVQNVVQNDFTVYYIPRPWGGYGFSQPLQGLANEFEAGDPRKQATLLSVGDKVDLGDGKGLTTFTADLSATGYAFKKYAVFNTEADGGGVDHSYAVPLMRSADIYLLVAEALIRTQGAGAGDALINQIRHRASPLLKPVSGAGMKELIHERRVELAGEDQRHQDLMRWDKKNIVDIAAIYNLAVSKAPIDQNKTVTFVRPKNYYFPIPQVEIDKSKGVLVQNPNFK
- a CDS encoding alpha-N-acetylglucosaminidase, yielding MRKCLLVFAAIISFGLKAGAQVDQKASYDFIERVVPGKSNLFTVESIPQQNGKDVFELESRNGKIVLRGINGLSIASALNYYLKNYCFCDIGWNGTNLNLPATLPAVKGLIHKTTPYQYRYYLNYCTFNYTMAWWDWERWQKEIDWMALNGINMPLAITGEEAVWQTVYKDMGFTDKQLDEFFSGPAYFSWFWMGNIDAWGGPLPQHWIDSHKVLQKKILERERSFGMTPVLSSFTGHVPPSFKDKFPGAKVKRTNWDAGFPDVFILDPDDPMFETIGKKYIEAQTKEFGTDHLYSADTFNENVPPTNDSTYLDGMSKKVFNSMAAADPKAIWVMQGWMFHYNNKFWQPQQIKALLNAVPNEQMIVLDLYSDAHPVWNRTEAYYGKPWIWSMLQNFGGNISLFGRMRHVAADPAIALHDPESKNMRGIGVTPEGIEQNPALFALMLENVWHDTPIDADKWVMNYAQRRYGQVNAQASEAWHVLLNSVYSGGLTEGGPESIIVARPTLKKYIDRVLTKLDYDPMQLVKAWTLLINAADSLKQSDGFQYDLVDVTRQVLANYASPLQQKMAQAYQNKDQQQFKLYSSQFLELMDDMDALLSTRKDFLLGKWINEARANGVTDKEKNLYEFNARDLVTLWGDKESGLREYSNRQWAGLIKGYYKPRWAMYFGLLDKSLSTKTDFNAEAFDKQVKDWEWQWVNKHDNAYTDAAKGDAIEKSKQLFAKYNAVILGTR